In a genomic window of Amycolatopsis japonica:
- a CDS encoding LysR family transcriptional regulator yields MTKEFDVVQLDVHHLRVIRAIADTGSLSRAAIALGVTQPAVSAQLKRLENMLGYQLFDRCEGGVTPTPMGELLLRRTAALLPQLDKLLEDIEQRVCPSGPPAVVRVAAVASALVACLPSLVTRLWPEVSEVQVVHDDHPERLLPLLAQRRAELALVKDYPGYELEIPANVDTAVVVTEPTFVLLPAFHPLAREKVVDLCDLRDESWVMVSDSSAATFTKYFADTCARHGFTPSFTHQVTSQQVALLVVKAGAIGLSQPICDPGDHGVVTRPLRGDVLPRRHVLAWNKETFVAGRREELLSAVVDAYWAEARTAPVYAEYLAGPREW; encoded by the coding sequence GTGACAAAGGAGTTCGACGTCGTACAGCTGGATGTCCACCACCTGCGGGTGATCCGGGCGATCGCGGACACGGGCAGCCTTTCCCGTGCCGCGATCGCGCTGGGCGTCACCCAGCCCGCGGTTTCCGCGCAACTCAAACGGCTGGAGAACATGCTGGGCTACCAGCTGTTCGACCGGTGCGAAGGCGGCGTGACACCGACTCCGATGGGGGAGCTGCTGTTGCGCCGCACGGCCGCTTTGCTGCCACAGCTGGACAAACTGCTCGAAGACATCGAGCAGCGCGTCTGCCCCAGCGGTCCGCCGGCCGTGGTCCGAGTGGCCGCGGTGGCCAGTGCGCTGGTGGCTTGTCTTCCGTCGCTGGTGACCCGGTTGTGGCCGGAGGTCTCCGAGGTACAGGTCGTGCACGACGACCATCCCGAGCGGCTGTTGCCGCTGCTGGCCCAGCGGCGCGCGGAATTGGCGCTGGTCAAGGACTATCCGGGTTACGAGCTCGAAATCCCCGCGAACGTGGACACCGCGGTGGTGGTGACCGAGCCGACCTTCGTCCTCCTGCCGGCTTTCCATCCGCTGGCGCGGGAGAAGGTCGTCGACCTGTGCGACCTGCGGGACGAATCGTGGGTGATGGTGTCCGATTCATCGGCGGCCACGTTCACCAAGTACTTCGCCGACACCTGCGCGCGGCACGGTTTCACGCCGTCGTTCACCCATCAGGTGACTTCGCAGCAGGTGGCACTGTTGGTGGTCAAAGCGGGCGCGATCGGGCTGTCCCAGCCGATCTGCGATCCGGGCGACCACGGCGTCGTGACGCGGCCGCTGCGCGGGGATGTGTTGCCGCGCAGGCATGTTCTCGCCTGGAACAAGGAGACCTTTGTGGCGGGGCGGCGGGAAGAGCTGCTCTCCGCGGTGGTCGACGCTTACTGGGCGGAGGCGCGGACGGCGCCCGTCTACGCGGAATACCTGGCCGGGCCTCGTGAGTGGTGA
- a CDS encoding peptidoglycan recognition protein family protein, which translates to MADFDRRTALKGGLTVSAVGLLGTATISAADAASGVAEPKIHDTTAWNARPPAGAIEVQNHKPTYIVVHHTVDPGNVTDYTLEHAFWASRSIQNFHMDTRGWIDTGQQFTNSRGGHITEGRHRSLEILRGGTRHVLGANVGNNNSTCIGIENEGLYSKEDVTPALWDSLVKLVAYIASQYGISPEFIKGHRDFNSTECPGTVLYNRLPELRTEVGKLLGTASPKVDLPEWPLLKPGDSGPRVRTAQELLRARGFAVPVDGLFGQSTKDAVAAVAARNGLERDTCGATAATDETGFLGSDVWPLIVGSGTDPRALKARLAG; encoded by the coding sequence GTGGCCGACTTCGACCGACGTACCGCGCTCAAGGGCGGCCTGACGGTAAGCGCCGTCGGGCTACTGGGGACAGCGACGATTTCCGCCGCCGATGCGGCGTCTGGGGTGGCAGAACCCAAGATTCACGACACGACGGCCTGGAACGCCCGCCCGCCGGCCGGGGCGATCGAGGTGCAGAACCACAAACCGACGTACATCGTCGTGCACCACACGGTCGATCCGGGGAACGTCACCGACTACACGCTCGAACACGCCTTCTGGGCGTCGCGTTCGATCCAGAATTTCCATATGGACACCCGTGGCTGGATCGACACCGGCCAGCAGTTCACGAACAGCCGCGGCGGGCACATCACCGAAGGGCGGCACCGCAGCCTGGAGATCCTGCGTGGCGGGACCCGGCACGTGCTGGGCGCGAACGTGGGCAACAACAACAGCACCTGCATCGGCATCGAGAACGAGGGCCTCTACAGCAAAGAGGACGTCACGCCCGCGCTCTGGGACTCGCTGGTGAAGCTGGTCGCGTACATCGCGTCGCAGTACGGGATCTCGCCGGAGTTCATCAAGGGACACCGGGACTTCAACTCGACCGAATGCCCGGGAACCGTGCTGTACAACCGGCTTCCCGAGCTGCGCACGGAGGTCGGCAAGCTGCTGGGCACCGCGTCGCCCAAGGTGGACCTGCCGGAGTGGCCGCTGCTCAAACCCGGCGACTCCGGACCTCGCGTGCGGACGGCGCAGGAACTCCTGCGGGCACGCGGTTTCGCCGTCCCGGTCGACGGCCTGTTCGGACAGTCCACAAAGGACGCGGTCGCCGCGGTGGCGGCCCGCAACGGGCTGGAGCGCGATACCTGCGGTGCGACGGCGGCGACCGACGAGACCGGGTTCCTCGGCTCCGACGTCTGGCCGCTCATCGTCGGCTCCGGCACCGATCCGCGGGCGCTGAAGGCACGACTCGCCGGCTGA
- a CDS encoding tRNA-dependent cyclodipeptide synthase codes for MPRPLPLTEHCADPLARAEHVCLGVSPFNSHFTVERIADLARWAMSAFRGFHFFVPDGPSAFTLEALGYDPVRAAQKAQRQGNYTRNKIVRALQQVCPSDPHTLILDAAALEADSAYLGLLSEAHQRFATDPEFAEQCLGATGWVLDRRLPEGEHPTRDQLRSAVRYFLAELPMFVGTVAVAGVESSVFAYHQRVGFLERLYRGELSWRPLPGQGFVVLEQAVPERVE; via the coding sequence TTGCCGCGACCACTGCCACTCACGGAGCATTGCGCCGATCCGCTGGCGAGGGCCGAGCACGTTTGTCTCGGCGTCAGCCCGTTCAACAGCCATTTCACGGTGGAACGTATCGCCGATCTCGCCCGCTGGGCCATGTCGGCCTTTCGGGGATTCCATTTCTTCGTCCCGGACGGCCCGTCCGCGTTCACCCTCGAAGCGCTCGGTTACGACCCGGTCCGCGCCGCGCAAAAGGCGCAACGACAGGGCAATTACACGCGTAACAAGATCGTCCGCGCGCTACAGCAGGTCTGCCCTTCGGATCCGCACACCTTGATACTGGACGCCGCGGCGCTGGAGGCCGACAGCGCGTACCTCGGCCTGCTTTCCGAGGCGCACCAACGGTTCGCCACCGATCCGGAGTTCGCCGAGCAGTGCCTCGGCGCCACGGGCTGGGTGCTGGACCGGCGCCTGCCCGAAGGCGAACACCCCACTCGTGACCAGTTGCGCAGCGCGGTCCGGTACTTCCTCGCCGAGTTGCCGATGTTCGTCGGCACCGTCGCCGTGGCCGGTGTCGAAAGCTCCGTGTTCGCCTATCACCAGCGGGTCGGCTTCCTCGAACGGCTCTACCGCGGCGAACTCTCGTGGCGGCCGTTGCCTGGCCAAGGTTTCGTCGTCCTCGAACAAGCCGTCCCAGAACGCGTGGAGTGA
- a CDS encoding HhH-GPD family protein has protein sequence MGVDADVLTDWFDEVGRDLPWREPECSAWGVLVSEIMLQQTPVARVQPIWLEWMARWPVPSALAASSQGEVVRAWGKLGYPRRALRLHAAAAVIAAEHGDVVPSDVDTLLALPGIGAYTARAVAAFAYGKRAPVVDTNVRRVVARAVHGAGDAGPPSNTRDMADVEALLPPEDAPAAKLSAALMELGALVCTARSPRCADCPIYEDCAWQRAGKPAYAGPAKQIQKFAGTDRQVRGLLLDVLRGSEGPVEKARLDLVWDESGQRDRCLDSLLVDGLLEQTQDGLFALPGEH, from the coding sequence GTGGGCGTCGACGCGGATGTGCTGACCGACTGGTTCGACGAAGTGGGGCGCGACCTGCCCTGGCGTGAGCCGGAATGCTCCGCCTGGGGCGTGCTCGTCAGCGAGATCATGCTGCAGCAGACCCCGGTCGCGCGCGTCCAGCCGATCTGGCTCGAATGGATGGCGCGCTGGCCGGTGCCGTCGGCGCTGGCGGCGTCGTCACAGGGCGAGGTCGTGCGTGCCTGGGGCAAACTCGGCTACCCGCGGCGCGCGCTGCGGCTGCACGCCGCGGCGGCCGTCATCGCCGCCGAACACGGCGACGTCGTTCCGTCCGATGTGGACACTCTGCTCGCGTTGCCGGGGATCGGCGCGTACACCGCCCGCGCGGTCGCGGCCTTCGCCTACGGCAAACGCGCGCCGGTGGTGGACACGAACGTCCGGCGCGTGGTCGCCAGGGCGGTGCACGGCGCGGGTGACGCCGGGCCGCCGTCGAACACCCGCGACATGGCCGACGTCGAGGCGCTGCTCCCGCCGGAGGACGCGCCCGCCGCGAAACTCTCGGCGGCACTGATGGAACTCGGCGCGCTCGTCTGCACGGCGCGCTCGCCGCGCTGCGCGGACTGCCCGATCTACGAAGACTGCGCGTGGCAGCGCGCGGGCAAACCCGCTTACGCCGGGCCCGCGAAGCAGATCCAGAAGTTCGCCGGCACCGACCGTCAGGTGCGCGGACTACTGCTCGACGTCCTGCGCGGCAGCGAAGGACCGGTCGAGAAGGCGCGGCTCGATCTCGTGTGGGACGAATCCGGGCAGCGCGACCGTTGCCTCGACTCCCTGCTCGTCGACGGCCTCCTCGAACAGACCCAGGACGGTCTGTTCGCACTCCCTGGCGAACACTAA
- a CDS encoding purine-cytosine permease family protein, producing MEHDDFSLRRVPADRRYSWVSVALQRFGQVSSFHQFLLGAVLGFGMTFWDAVLAITIGSVLLEIITILMGVAGTREGLSTSVLARWAGFGTGGSSLVGLLMTVSLAGWFGVQNDVFAHGLHALMGGPPVWVWALAGGALVTAIVVFGFHAMAWTAYLTVPAFLALAGFSIISALGDHSLPALMAEPPPGPSMSLAQGTTLVAGAFIMGAIMTPDMTRFNRTASDVVKQTLVSVTLGQYLIGLIGVLLAHAAKSADVVGIITSSSGVLGTLILVTAILKINDWNLYSSSLGLVNAVQVLLSRRLDRTTATLLLGGLGTVLSAIGILDHFTTFLTWVGVLTPPVAGVVIAEYYVVRRWKPELDATRASGELPPTCPSWVPAALICWAAGAAVGVWLPWGIPTVNSVFAAFLLYVLLGRRTTVAAVPAATTSSGGSKTRS from the coding sequence GTGGAACACGACGACTTCTCCCTGCGCCGGGTACCCGCCGATCGCCGATACTCCTGGGTTTCCGTCGCGCTGCAACGGTTCGGGCAGGTTTCCTCGTTCCATCAGTTCCTGCTCGGCGCGGTGCTGGGTTTCGGGATGACGTTCTGGGACGCGGTCCTCGCCATCACGATCGGTTCCGTGCTGCTGGAGATCATCACCATCCTGATGGGGGTCGCCGGCACCCGGGAAGGGCTTTCGACGTCGGTGCTCGCGCGCTGGGCCGGGTTCGGCACCGGCGGATCGTCGCTGGTCGGGCTCCTGATGACGGTGAGCCTGGCCGGCTGGTTCGGGGTGCAGAACGACGTCTTCGCCCACGGTCTGCACGCGTTGATGGGCGGCCCGCCGGTGTGGGTGTGGGCGCTCGCGGGCGGCGCGCTGGTCACCGCGATCGTCGTGTTCGGCTTCCACGCGATGGCGTGGACGGCGTACCTGACGGTGCCCGCTTTCCTGGCGCTGGCGGGGTTTTCGATCATCTCGGCGCTCGGCGACCATTCGCTGCCCGCGCTGATGGCCGAGCCGCCGCCGGGGCCGTCGATGTCGCTGGCGCAGGGCACCACGCTGGTGGCGGGTGCCTTCATCATGGGCGCGATCATGACGCCGGACATGACCCGGTTCAACCGGACCGCGTCCGACGTGGTGAAACAGACCCTGGTCAGCGTCACCCTCGGCCAGTACCTGATCGGCCTGATCGGGGTGCTGCTCGCGCACGCGGCGAAAAGCGCCGACGTGGTCGGGATCATCACCTCGTCGTCCGGGGTGCTCGGCACGCTGATCCTGGTCACCGCGATCCTGAAGATCAACGACTGGAACCTCTATTCGTCCTCGCTCGGACTGGTGAACGCCGTGCAGGTGCTGCTGTCCCGGCGGCTGGACCGCACCACCGCGACCCTGCTGCTCGGCGGCCTCGGCACGGTGCTCTCCGCGATCGGCATCCTCGACCACTTCACCACCTTCCTGACGTGGGTCGGCGTGCTCACGCCGCCGGTGGCGGGGGTGGTGATCGCCGAGTACTACGTGGTCCGGCGCTGGAAACCGGAGCTGGACGCCACCCGTGCGTCGGGGGAACTGCCGCCCACCTGCCCGTCCTGGGTTCCCGCCGCGCTGATCTGCTGGGCGGCCGGGGCGGCGGTGGGGGTCTGGCTGCCGTGGGGAATCCCCACGGTGAACTCCGTTTTCGCGGCTTTTCTGCTGTATGTTCTTCTCGGCAGACGGACCACGGTCGCGGCGGTTCCCGCGGCCACGACTTCTTCCGGCGGGTCGAAAACCCGTTCGTGA
- a CDS encoding beta-class carbonic anhydrase codes for MTSIDVLLKRNQELGDVTPGDRSSPRPSLHVTILTCMDARIRVFEIFGLIQGEAHILRNAGGVVTDDMIRSLALSQRKLGTREVLIVQHTDCGLSMVTEDDFKDELEAASGLRPTWSVEAFRVVEDSVRRSVQRVRRSDFLAHTDNVRGFVYDVKLGRLTEVE; via the coding sequence GTGACCTCAATCGACGTACTGCTCAAGCGAAACCAGGAGCTGGGTGATGTCACTCCTGGTGACCGCTCGTCTCCGAGGCCATCGCTCCACGTGACGATCCTGACCTGCATGGACGCCCGTATCCGGGTGTTCGAGATCTTCGGCCTGATCCAGGGTGAAGCGCACATCCTGCGCAACGCGGGCGGCGTCGTCACCGACGACATGATCCGCTCGCTCGCGCTCAGCCAGCGGAAGCTCGGCACGCGCGAGGTGCTGATCGTGCAGCACACCGACTGCGGCCTGTCCATGGTCACCGAAGACGACTTCAAGGACGAACTCGAAGCCGCCAGCGGGCTGCGCCCGACGTGGTCGGTCGAGGCGTTCCGGGTGGTGGAGGACAGCGTGCGCCGGTCGGTGCAGCGGGTCCGGCGCAGCGACTTCCTGGCGCATACCGACAACGTGCGCGGGTTCGTCTACGACGTGAAGCTGGGCCGCCTGACCGAGGTCGAGTAA
- a CDS encoding M1 family metallopeptidase: MTVRIRWQEPLCTALLATTMLGACPASAVAKPAPGSDGYVHVSPDGTVLGPDPYYPKDGNGGYDVDRYSLALDYAPYSMFLSGKATITATATQELDRFDLDLRGLTVRSVTVDGVAATFRREGEHELVITPRTPLANGARFTVVVGYDGRPEPIATARGRVGWLATYGDSAVATGQPRSAMTWFPVNGTEVDKATLRVSVTVLDEFSVLGNGFQVSDVPAGVGRHTVTWSEETALAPSTAMLGIGRWEVERITLPGGRTAINAYHPCAVDKRKIGGRLPEVLEFLTGKFGDYPQSAAGGLFLDRSLGYTHGAQTRPVYGRAATIADLVYASAYQWWGAGVSGKMWRDALMPESIARYAVWLWDEKNGVDPDRRYREMVAKVRDDAAFWAPKLTDPGKGTEFAPTAKAVLMVHALRRLVGDDAFFQILAGFPVINPQGNQNWHDFELYVSAMTQRDLGEFNHAWLDGTVRPPDSLLFPGS, from the coding sequence ATGACCGTGCGGATTCGGTGGCAGGAGCCACTGTGCACCGCGTTGCTCGCCACCACGATGCTCGGCGCCTGCCCGGCTTCGGCGGTGGCCAAGCCGGCCCCCGGCAGCGACGGGTACGTGCACGTTTCACCCGACGGCACCGTCCTCGGACCCGATCCTTACTACCCGAAGGACGGCAACGGCGGTTACGACGTCGACCGATACTCCCTCGCGTTGGACTACGCGCCGTACTCGATGTTCTTGAGCGGCAAGGCGACCATCACCGCGACCGCGACCCAGGAGCTGGACCGGTTCGACCTCGACCTGCGGGGTCTCACCGTCCGTTCGGTCACCGTCGACGGTGTGGCCGCGACGTTCCGCCGGGAGGGTGAACACGAGCTGGTGATCACGCCACGGACCCCGTTGGCCAACGGTGCGCGGTTCACCGTGGTGGTCGGTTACGACGGGCGTCCGGAACCGATCGCCACGGCGCGGGGACGGGTCGGCTGGCTGGCCACGTACGGCGATTCCGCCGTCGCCACCGGGCAGCCGCGTTCGGCGATGACCTGGTTCCCGGTCAACGGCACCGAAGTCGACAAGGCGACCCTGCGCGTCTCCGTCACCGTGCTGGACGAATTCTCCGTGCTGGGCAACGGTTTTCAGGTCTCCGACGTGCCCGCCGGCGTCGGGCGGCACACCGTCACCTGGTCTGAGGAAACCGCGCTCGCGCCGAGCACGGCGATGCTCGGCATCGGCCGCTGGGAGGTCGAGAGGATCACCCTTCCCGGTGGGCGGACCGCGATCAACGCCTACCACCCGTGCGCCGTGGACAAGCGGAAGATCGGCGGGCGGCTGCCGGAGGTCCTGGAATTCCTCACCGGGAAGTTCGGCGACTATCCGCAGTCGGCGGCGGGCGGGCTGTTCCTCGACCGCTCCCTCGGCTACACGCACGGCGCCCAGACCAGGCCGGTGTACGGCCGCGCCGCCACGATCGCCGATCTGGTGTACGCGAGCGCGTACCAATGGTGGGGAGCCGGGGTGAGCGGCAAGATGTGGCGCGACGCGCTGATGCCCGAGTCCATCGCGCGGTACGCGGTGTGGCTGTGGGACGAGAAGAACGGCGTCGATCCGGATCGTCGCTACCGCGAGATGGTGGCGAAGGTGCGCGACGACGCGGCTTTCTGGGCGCCGAAGCTCACCGATCCGGGCAAGGGCACCGAATTCGCGCCGACGGCCAAAGCGGTGCTGATGGTGCACGCGCTGCGCCGTCTCGTCGGCGACGACGCGTTCTTCCAGATCCTGGCGGGCTTCCCGGTGATCAATCCGCAGGGAAACCAGAACTGGCACGACTTCGAGCTCTACGTCTCCGCGATGACGCAACGTGATCTCGGCGAGTTCAACCACGCCTGGCTGGACGGCACGGTGCGGCCGCCGGACTCGCTGCTCTTTCCGGGGAGCTGA
- a CDS encoding rhodanese-like domain-containing protein — protein sequence MLPLITRTELLSRMESGSVVVVDTMPVAYFDKEHLPEARNIPGFPYERAAEFTDRLAPVVLPDKAAAIVVYCANTPCRNSEFVGRRLLELGYTNVRKYREGIEDWVANDLPTWSSS from the coding sequence ATGCTGCCGTTGATCACCCGTACGGAACTGCTTTCCCGGATGGAGTCCGGTTCGGTGGTCGTGGTCGACACGATGCCGGTCGCCTATTTCGACAAGGAACATCTGCCGGAAGCGCGCAACATTCCGGGTTTCCCGTACGAACGGGCCGCCGAATTCACCGACCGGCTGGCACCCGTGGTGCTTCCGGACAAGGCCGCCGCGATCGTCGTCTATTGCGCGAACACGCCGTGCCGCAACAGTGAATTCGTCGGACGGCGGCTGCTGGAGCTCGGATACACGAACGTCCGCAAGTACCGCGAAGGCATCGAAGACTGGGTCGCGAACGATCTTCCGACCTGGTCTTCGTCCTGA
- a CDS encoding LysR family transcriptional regulator codes for MEIQVRHLRVICEIAAAGSLNRAAAGLGLGQPALSHQLRRIERMVGGPLFHRDQHGVRPTELGALILRRARAIVLTFDELEHDFHRQEPETGESIRIGWNDSAITGSLLGGLRDLRPGEPFRTRADTSRTRLLAQVANRGIDLALIMICGRRGLPVPPEVRTLTLVEEPSFVAIPAEHPLAGEEEIELAELAGEDWIVSSGGDGCRVVFREMCLAHGFDPRITHDVDIDTAREDLVSGGYGVGLVQPTRPPADGLAIRPLAGAPMCVRHVLAWREDGPCAHGVPELATEARAGYWRLAERTASYRSWLHRHGRVAAG; via the coding sequence ATGGAGATTCAGGTTCGGCATCTTCGCGTGATCTGTGAGATCGCCGCCGCCGGCAGTCTCAATCGTGCCGCGGCCGGGCTGGGGCTCGGGCAACCCGCGCTCAGCCACCAGTTGCGCCGGATCGAGCGGATGGTCGGCGGCCCGCTGTTCCACCGCGACCAGCACGGGGTGCGGCCCACCGAACTCGGCGCCCTGATCCTGCGGCGGGCTCGGGCGATCGTGCTCACCTTCGACGAACTGGAGCACGACTTCCACCGTCAGGAACCCGAGACGGGCGAATCGATCCGGATCGGCTGGAACGACAGCGCCATCACGGGTTCACTGCTCGGCGGCCTGCGCGACCTGCGTCCCGGCGAGCCGTTCCGCACGCGCGCCGACACTTCGCGCACGCGGCTGCTCGCGCAGGTCGCGAACCGGGGCATCGACCTGGCGCTGATCATGATCTGCGGCCGTCGCGGTCTCCCCGTGCCGCCGGAAGTGCGGACGCTGACGCTGGTCGAGGAGCCGTCTTTCGTCGCCATCCCCGCGGAACATCCGCTCGCCGGCGAAGAGGAGATCGAGCTCGCCGAACTCGCTGGGGAGGACTGGATCGTGTCGAGCGGCGGCGACGGCTGCCGGGTGGTGTTCCGCGAAATGTGTCTCGCGCACGGTTTCGATCCGCGGATCACCCACGACGTCGACATCGACACCGCACGGGAAGACCTGGTCAGCGGCGGGTACGGCGTCGGGCTGGTCCAGCCGACCCGGCCACCGGCGGACGGGCTGGCCATCCGGCCGCTGGCGGGCGCGCCGATGTGCGTGCGGCATGTGCTGGCGTGGCGGGAAGACGGTCCATGCGCGCACGGGGTCCCGGAACTCGCCACCGAGGCGAGGGCGGGCTATTGGCGGCTCGCCGAACGGACGGCGTCGTACCGCTCCTGGTTGCACCGCCACGGAAGGGTGGCCGCCGGATAA
- a CDS encoding alpha/beta fold hydrolase, producing the protein MEGSLVVIQRDGLVTFGGDGPPIVLLHGLMGRATTWWRVARRLEPYGRVHGLDARGHGRGPRGGPWRTERFTDDVAEVLRTFDEPAVLIGHSMGGLHAWVTAARHPELVRAVVCEDFAPDQRGRTVDTWRGYFESWPVPFRSLAHVREFFGDTGDYFIECVEEREDGYHLIASLTDLYEIAAEWGRRDFWEFVERVKCPLLAIEGERTAMPHGQQAELAARVPGGLGRHIVVQGAGHVVHDEAPETYLGAVEAFLSDVIGQPFAS; encoded by the coding sequence ATGGAGGGGAGCTTAGTGGTGATTCAGCGCGACGGGTTGGTCACTTTCGGCGGTGACGGGCCGCCCATCGTCCTGCTGCACGGGCTGATGGGCAGGGCGACGACGTGGTGGCGGGTCGCGCGAAGGCTCGAACCGTACGGGCGTGTCCACGGCCTCGACGCGCGAGGACACGGACGCGGGCCGCGCGGCGGGCCCTGGCGCACCGAACGGTTCACCGACGACGTCGCGGAGGTGCTGCGGACCTTCGACGAACCCGCGGTCCTGATCGGACATTCGATGGGCGGCCTGCACGCGTGGGTCACCGCGGCCAGGCATCCCGAACTCGTCCGCGCCGTGGTCTGCGAGGACTTCGCGCCGGATCAGCGCGGCCGGACCGTGGACACCTGGCGCGGGTATTTCGAGTCGTGGCCGGTCCCGTTCCGGTCGCTGGCCCACGTACGCGAGTTCTTCGGCGACACCGGCGACTACTTCATCGAATGCGTCGAGGAACGCGAAGACGGCTATCACCTGATCGCGTCGCTCACGGACCTGTACGAGATCGCGGCCGAGTGGGGACGGCGTGATTTCTGGGAGTTCGTCGAACGCGTCAAGTGTCCGCTGCTCGCGATCGAGGGCGAACGCACCGCGATGCCGCACGGCCAGCAGGCCGAACTGGCCGCCCGCGTGCCCGGCGGCCTCGGACGGCACATCGTCGTCCAAGGCGCCGGGCACGTGGTGCACGACGAAGCGCCGGAGACCTACCTCGGTGCCGTCGAAGCGTTTCTCTCCGACGTCATCGGTCAGCCCTTCGCGAGCTGA
- a CDS encoding thioredoxin family protein, translated as MSKVKRFVCVLAGALALVTGFGGGVASAAPKAENVMTVTSANYAEVMDISKQKLVIMDFGATWCPPCRQMKPVIERLAGEYGGRFLLGEVDVDRSRDLSTRYNIRYLPTLVGVRNAAELPSSRNIGYPGEARLRAWIDAQLAKG; from the coding sequence TTGTCCAAGGTCAAACGATTCGTCTGCGTGCTGGCCGGTGCGCTGGCACTCGTCACCGGATTCGGCGGCGGCGTGGCTTCGGCCGCACCGAAGGCCGAGAACGTGATGACGGTGACTTCGGCCAACTACGCCGAGGTCATGGACATCTCGAAGCAGAAGCTGGTCATCATGGACTTCGGCGCGACCTGGTGCCCGCCGTGCCGCCAGATGAAACCGGTGATCGAGCGGCTCGCCGGTGAATACGGCGGGCGGTTCCTGCTGGGCGAGGTCGACGTCGACCGGAGCCGTGACCTGTCCACCCGGTACAACATCCGTTACCTCCCGACGCTGGTCGGCGTCCGCAACGCCGCCGAACTGCCGTCGTCGCGGAACATCGGTTACCCGGGCGAAGCGCGGTTGCGCGCCTGGATCGACGCTCAGCTCGCGAAGGGCTGA
- a CDS encoding MFS transporter gives MLPLPALLALTTTVFLGCLTEVLPAGLLLGMSEDLGVSPSATGQLVTVYAITTAVTAIPLTGATLRVPRKRLLLALIFGFLATNLVIAVSSSYPLILATRVVSGALTGVMWSLVAGYAMRLAPPGLTGRALAVAMSGTPIGFALGVPAGTALGEFADWRWAFAAMALISVPLLAWVSAVVPAVPPEASRPTRPLAASRLPGMRPVLATVALFSLGHNVAYTYIGPVLAGLDAAPMLGAVLLVFGCATVGGLVAAGSALDSRPRAVLVSCSAVTAAAIVLLGVSDGVHGLVLAAAALWGLGFGGAPTAFQAVTALLAGPTADAAQSLTIAAWNGAVAGGALVGGLLLPLGTSSLPWCAAVLILAPLLVSRRVVPSAPADRCRSRR, from the coding sequence ATGCTGCCCCTCCCGGCGCTGCTCGCGCTGACGACCACGGTGTTCCTCGGCTGCCTCACCGAAGTGCTCCCGGCCGGACTGCTGCTGGGCATGTCCGAGGACCTGGGCGTCTCGCCGTCGGCCACCGGGCAGCTGGTGACGGTCTACGCGATCACGACCGCGGTCACCGCCATCCCGCTCACGGGCGCGACCCTCCGGGTGCCGCGCAAACGCTTGCTCCTGGCGCTGATCTTCGGCTTCCTGGCGACGAATCTGGTGATCGCGGTGTCCTCGTCGTACCCGCTGATCCTCGCGACACGGGTGGTTTCCGGTGCGCTGACCGGGGTGATGTGGTCGCTCGTCGCGGGTTACGCGATGCGGCTCGCCCCGCCGGGACTCACCGGGCGCGCACTGGCCGTCGCGATGTCGGGCACGCCGATCGGCTTCGCGCTGGGCGTGCCCGCCGGTACCGCGCTCGGTGAATTCGCCGACTGGCGCTGGGCTTTCGCCGCGATGGCGCTGATCTCCGTGCCGTTGCTGGCCTGGGTTTCCGCCGTGGTCCCCGCCGTGCCCCCGGAAGCGTCGCGGCCCACCCGGCCGCTGGCCGCGTCGAGGCTGCCAGGGATGCGTCCCGTACTGGCGACGGTGGCGCTGTTCTCGTTGGGGCACAACGTGGCCTACACCTACATCGGTCCGGTGCTCGCCGGGCTCGACGCGGCACCGATGCTGGGCGCGGTGCTGCTGGTGTTCGGCTGCGCCACGGTGGGCGGGCTGGTCGCGGCCGGCTCCGCGCTCGACAGCCGTCCGCGCGCGGTGCTCGTGTCGTGCTCCGCCGTGACGGCCGCCGCCATCGTTCTGCTGGGGGTCAGCGACGGCGTCCACGGGCTCGTGCTTGCCGCTGCGGCCTTGTGGGGCCTCGGATTCGGCGGCGCGCCGACCGCGTTCCAGGCCGTCACCGCCTTGCTCGCGGGCCCCACGGCCGACGCCGCCCAGTCGCTCACGATCGCGGCCTGGAACGGCGCCGTCGCCGGGGGAGCCCTCGTCGGCGGGCTGCTGCTGCCACTGGGAACGTCGTCGCTCCCGTGGTGCGCGGCCGTGCTGATCCTCGCGCCGCTCCTGGTCAGCCGGCGAGTCGTGCCTTCAGCGCCCGCGGATCGGTGCCGGAGCCGACGATGA